A genome region from Pseudomonas anguilliseptica includes the following:
- a CDS encoding LysR family transcriptional regulator → MLSQLRDLDLQLLRLFATVVECGGFSAAQGELGIGQSTISTQMAKLETRLGFRLCERGKGGFRLTPKGEQVLSATRKLFSAIDTFKGEAQGMADKLLGELRIGLSEGLAASVLEQVAEAIGRFRGRNQAVQIELLTAMPAELERRLLQGQLHLAIGYFSGNQTALDYQPLFRERQVLFCAKGHALFRRAQISLDDLQQADRVQHPYRFVQVREPLQSSPSSAQTEQLDGALAFILSGRHIGYLPEHIAAPWLASGRLHALLAEELGFEVQFLLASHRGQHPSDAQRAFREDLMQAFVTAES, encoded by the coding sequence ATGCTCAGCCAGTTACGCGACCTTGACCTGCAGTTGCTGCGCCTGTTTGCCACCGTGGTGGAGTGCGGCGGTTTCAGTGCCGCGCAAGGCGAGCTGGGGATTGGTCAGTCGACCATCAGCACGCAGATGGCAAAGTTGGAAACCCGCCTGGGTTTTCGCCTGTGCGAGCGCGGCAAGGGCGGTTTTCGTCTGACGCCCAAAGGCGAGCAAGTGCTGAGCGCCACGCGCAAACTGTTCAGCGCCATCGACACCTTCAAGGGCGAAGCCCAGGGCATGGCCGACAAACTGTTGGGCGAGCTGCGTATCGGTTTGTCCGAAGGACTGGCAGCCAGCGTGCTGGAGCAGGTGGCCGAGGCCATTGGCCGCTTTCGCGGACGCAACCAGGCGGTGCAGATCGAGCTGCTCACGGCCATGCCGGCCGAGCTGGAACGGCGCCTGTTGCAGGGCCAGCTGCACCTGGCCATCGGCTATTTCTCCGGCAACCAGACCGCGCTGGATTATCAACCGCTGTTTCGTGAACGCCAGGTGCTGTTTTGCGCCAAAGGGCATGCGCTGTTCAGGCGCGCGCAGATCAGCCTGGACGATCTGCAGCAGGCCGACCGGGTGCAGCACCCCTACCGCTTTGTGCAGGTGCGCGAGCCGTTGCAAAGCTCACCCAGTTCGGCGCAGACCGAGCAACTCGACGGTGCGCTGGCATTTATCCTCTCTGGCCGGCATATCGGCTACCTCCCCGAACATATCGCCGCGCCCTGGTTGGCCAGCGGTCGCCTGCACGCATTACTGGCCGAGGAGCTGGGTTTTGAGGTGCAGTTTCTCCTGGCCAGCCATCGCGGCCAGCACCCCAGCGATGCGCAGCGGGCGTTTCGTGAGGATCTGATGCAGGCTTTTGTGACAGCGGAGAGCTAA